The sequence GGCTAATTGAAGCCACTTTTTCCGCATTGTTTTTGTACGTGGAACGTGAATAAACAGTTTTCAGGTGTTTTAATAGTTGTACTTTTACACTGCGGCACCGcacaatgtttataaaattttgaattcatattattatcacacaactacgaaataactattacatacatacaacttcgacaatattttataacgcgTGACGTCACAGCGGCCGTTTGACAGGTATCTGCGTTTTGGCGCgatattttaaatggaattttaaataaattattttaaaggaattacttgaaataaaaaaataataataaatagtttgggTTATATTTGGTACTTATGCATGGTTTTAAACACTTTCCCAAAAATAGTCCACATCCCTATTCAAATAaggaaatagaaaattataatatacaaggACAGTGTGGAGggcaggctctgtctaccccgcaaggattatagacgtgattgtatgaatgCATGAATGTAATTCAgattacaaaatacatttacaaaaacaatgcAGTCATCTTATGCAAGTTAATATAGAAAATGAAACAAGATAGAAACATTATCAGACCAGTAAAATGCTTTATTTCCTTAATTATCCTACCAGTTAACACCGCTGAACGGGTTCCCGGAATACTTGTGCGTGTTCTGTCACCGCACCCTGCACAGGTTCGCCGCGTTCAAAGCCAGGTGCCTCCAAGTGGTGGACGTGCTTCTCAGTGCGCAGACGCAAGGCGGATTGGTGAGGATTTTATTTGTACCGttgtaatctatactaatattataaagctgaagagtttgtttgtttgaaagcgctaatctcaggaactactggttcgaattgaaaaattatttttgtgttgaatagaccatttattaagaaaggctttaggctgtataacatcacgctgcaactattaagagcgaagaaataatggaaaatgtgaaaaaaacggggaaaattattcatccttgagggcttcaatgatgcccaaaataacaataccACAAGAACAAGCTGTTGCTCATGTCTGTCTCCAATCATGTTTCATTATGTGATGGATGTTTTTGGATTATATTTGACTTCTTAGTTTTGTGCggtatggtttccggcactttagaatgtGACTCCTCTCCCTCTCTTttcatggatgtagtaaaaggcgactaaggaatgggCTAATAATCTATTCGGTGATTgactagcgacctgtcactatttagatcttaattacataattatgctgtacagctgagtgtggcctttcagtttttgtgagcctgttggctctgtctactccataagggataaataaagatgttattaggtgtatgtatttatttgcctTCCCAAACTTACAAACCTGCCTGtccacaaattaattttagcattttcttttttagataACCAAAGACTATGTACAGTCTTTATCGTCGCATCATCCAGAGCTTAGTCATCGCTTTGGTGAAACTAAAACCCTCACTTTAGACATTAACTCAGAAACAATACAAGTTTTCAAACACGAACCAAAAGATATGTCTAAAATCTTGTTTAAGATCGACAAGGTGGAACCGAGCGACGAGTACATAGTTCTAGAAGATGACATATTAGACGAAGAGTTATTGAAAGATGATTTGTTGGAAGTGAAGCACAGAACTCACGAAGTGTACATTAAAGATTTGAAGCCAGCTAACAGAAGAATTAAACACTCGAAACCGAAAAATCCTCTTCGGTCGGgcaaaaagaagaaagtggCAAGAAGTGATAGTCAAATTGTGACAGAGTATGCCTTATCTGCTGGCTTCGATGTAAGATTCCTCTCTCACGCCGAACAGGTGAGGGAAGTGGAAGAAAAGAAGAGTGTTAATTCAACATTTAATTGTAAACTATGCGGCAAACCATTCAGAGATCCAGAAGCTTTGCGCAGACATACTAAGAAGTATCACGTTCTGAAACCTGACAGTTTCATGTGTGATATATGCTCATGCGTTTTTGCCACCAAAAGGGGTATAAGAGTGCACGTGACGGGTCATAGTTGGGTGTTCACGTGTAAAACATGCggttttaaaactaaacagcGGCCTGTTTTGAGAAGACACCAGTTTTACCACATTGGAAAGACATTCCAGTGTCAATATTGTGATAGAGTGTTTGATAAGCATGCGACTTATTTCTCTCACGTGCGTTTCTTGCATGCCAATATGCTGCCGTTTTGTGAATACTGCGGTGAGTTCTTTAACAGTGCGAAAGGTGTTGATGCTCACATGAAGATGAGTCATGATGTTTTAGAGGAATTCCCAATTGTGTGCCCGAgttgtgatggaagatttgagAGTGTTACAGCTTTGGATCGGCATGTGAAGGTTAAAGGTGAGTTGTGGCAATGTTTATTACAtgtaatacatatgtatgtttgtttgtttgttacctctttacGTGTCATCTAGTGAAGCGATCTTCATGAAATTCAGCTTATATGTATTATGCAAAtgagagtctggagaaggtcatagggtacctttcattcCGGTCAAAACAACTATTAATTTTCATCAGAATGAAAGGGAACCACATGATGAATGTAAAAGAATAtgactttagaatagaaattttatagtCGCAGCTGGCGCTGAATATGTATTGCATAAGGTGTCACTCACattaatgatgtaattttgcacaaattacttttaattatcaGTATAAAagggtggttcccggcaccaatagaaaaaataatgggatcacttcatctctttctcatggatgtcaatataacaaaatcaatcagtcttttcaacactgttggctctgtctaccccgtaacggataaacacgtgattataagaacgaatgaatgaaatacaCAACTGGCAACGAGTGCTCGTcgccggggtagacagagcctgagCCAGCCGCGTGCGGGTAGGCTGCGGCGGCGCCAACTGCCCGCGCTGCGGCGACACGTTCCCGGGCGCGCCGCAGCTGAAGCGGCACGCGGTGCACGCGCACGCGGCGGGCGGccgggcggcgcgcgcgcacggCCTGTTCACTTGCTGCGAGGTGAGCGGCTGCGCGCTGTGGTTTATTTGGTAGACCAATAggcatacgtacatacataatatgtataacttatttataaaatactctGCCATAATAAGACCTCACAAAACACGTTATACAGGCttatgacttttaattcaactgcataaatttaactgttaattgtactcatctaaaggatatttaaaaacgttaaaagaaaaatatcggttcatatttcagaaagtacgaaaaaaataaaagtatcaaaatccacctcctaaatacgtcatatcaccccggccggcggaaaagcgacgcgtaagattcagaggtcaacgagacaattcattcagctgagcgatctcgacaacttacagagttgtcgagatcgcttacttgatcttgatactagaaaaataatttatttttcagacatttatttacatgtttagttataatttctttttgtagtattggtcattaataaagcgtgtgacgtagtttttgagggtttttttaaatgtgaaaatgatgacgtttaatttaaataaaaataggctcaaacggctcagaagcatgggtatagtctatgtttaaaaggatgcagttgttttaaatgtcaccccgTATGTGGAAGaggatataaaattattaataaatataataatatctccatctctttcacatgggcgtcgtaaaaagcgactaagggataggcttacatacatacatacataaaatcacgcctctttcccggaggggtaggcagagactacctctttccacttgccacgatctctgcatacttctttcgcttcgtccacattcataactctcttcatacaagctcggcggtttcgggtactttt is a genomic window of Amyelois transitella isolate CPQ chromosome 28, ilAmyTran1.1, whole genome shotgun sequence containing:
- the LOC106142733 gene encoding zinc finger protein 58, producing the protein MEQYLVCRGCLAVHEESQYVLSTKTEESYESLLGIPLTPLNGFPEYLCVFCHRTLHRFAAFKARCLQVVDVLLSAQTQGGLITKDYVQSLSSHHPELSHRFGETKTLTLDINSETIQVFKHEPKDMSKILFKIDKVEPSDEYIVLEDDILDEELLKDDLLEVKHRTHEVYIKDLKPANRRIKHSKPKNPLRSGKKKKVARSDSQIVTEYALSAGFDVRFLSHAEQVREVEEKKSVNSTFNCKLCGKPFRDPEALRRHTKKYHVLKPDSFMCDICSCVFATKRGIRVHVTGHSWVFTCKTCGFKTKQRPVLRRHQFYHIGKTFQCQYCDRVFDKHATYFSHVRFLHANMLPFCEYCGEFFNSAKGVDAHMKMSHDVLEEFPIVCPSCDGRFESVTALDRHVKVKGCGGANCPRCGDTFPGAPQLKRHAVHAHAAGGRAARAHGLFTCCECSKPFTNAMYLKRHYAAAHSGRQPAPRGRPARSLDKTKYKLPTQLPTRKWSLVGSGDVTIGILEDVKEKQTDEHTPNRVMCEVCGKYVKTPSELKYHQQTHHSSVNNFVCSHCDKGFKRKDLLQSHERVHTGERPYPCEQCGKAFKTYAARRRHLLVHTGERRHVCSLCNKRFQLSSSVKWHIKTAHLNLPWPQRKKERKKKDATKSFE